A window of the Bacillus andreraoultii genome harbors these coding sequences:
- a CDS encoding phage portal protein yields MFERGSIFPPVEHKKRIERYRENKKLFVGEHYDVFERVQNLPSDSVYISTNLAGLICKKSADFLFGETPTFSAGKKSDSVEQERLDKWVSDNNLPMLLEKSATGNAFRGDSFFKIRWGQKWGGKVPEEYDPFRVIIEVQNPKYVFPETAETDASMIEAYHIAYPTIVKGRKGEDWILHVESHYPNKIVYRKFEMTPFNGILDEVTEWKIIGEIKSAYREVETGVPFPLVVHVPNYATDDSWEGIDDLSEHKPLFDELNRRLTAIATILDKHADPAIAVPTGVLGEDEYGNPTFIVGRDKVFEVMGKDDVIPQYITWNGQLQAAFDEIDRITEMILVNAEIPAVALGKGDSGTSGSSGLAIKFRMNSLLAKINRKRQYYDKGLKELFLICQLLEKAKLGSKANYELFDVKIHFKDGLPKDDAELANIMNVRTGGKPTISQKTALMLLDDLTEEQAEAELQRMEEEADKENEKTESMFANPSIFQTPLKNAEDEAEDVENQNNVNNEGNGDE; encoded by the coding sequence TCTAGCGGGGCTTATTTGTAAGAAATCAGCAGACTTTTTATTCGGCGAAACCCCTACGTTTTCCGCGGGTAAGAAATCAGATTCCGTCGAACAAGAACGTCTTGATAAATGGGTCAGCGATAACAATTTACCAATGCTATTAGAAAAATCAGCGACAGGGAACGCCTTTCGCGGAGATTCGTTCTTTAAAATCCGTTGGGGTCAAAAATGGGGCGGTAAAGTTCCCGAAGAATACGACCCGTTCCGCGTAATTATCGAAGTTCAAAACCCGAAATATGTATTCCCCGAAACGGCGGAAACCGACGCGTCAATGATTGAAGCGTATCATATTGCTTACCCAACGATAGTTAAAGGACGTAAAGGCGAAGATTGGATTCTACACGTTGAAAGTCATTATCCAAATAAAATAGTTTATCGTAAGTTCGAAATGACGCCTTTCAACGGAATACTTGACGAAGTAACCGAATGGAAGATTATCGGCGAAATCAAATCAGCTTATCGCGAAGTTGAAACGGGCGTTCCGTTCCCGTTGGTCGTTCACGTTCCAAACTATGCGACCGACGATTCTTGGGAAGGTATAGACGACCTATCCGAACACAAACCATTATTTGACGAACTTAATCGCCGCTTAACAGCTATTGCGACGATTTTAGATAAACACGCCGACCCTGCTATCGCAGTTCCTACGGGTGTACTTGGCGAAGACGAATACGGAAATCCGACTTTTATTGTTGGTCGTGATAAGGTCTTCGAAGTAATGGGCAAAGACGACGTAATTCCGCAATATATCACTTGGAACGGTCAATTACAAGCGGCTTTCGACGAAATCGACCGAATTACTGAAATGATTCTTGTAAACGCCGAAATTCCCGCCGTCGCGTTAGGAAAAGGCGATTCGGGTACAAGTGGTAGTTCAGGTCTTGCTATCAAATTCCGTATGAACTCACTACTAGCGAAGATTAATCGCAAACGCCAATACTACGACAAAGGATTGAAGGAATTATTCTTAATTTGTCAACTATTGGAAAAGGCGAAACTTGGAAGCAAAGCAAACTACGAATTATTCGACGTTAAAATCCATTTCAAGGACGGTCTACCAAAGGACGACGCCGAACTTGCAAATATTATGAACGTAAGAACAGGCGGAAAACCAACAATTTCACAAAAGACCGCTTTAATGCTATTGGACGATTTAACCGAAGAACAAGCCGAAGCAGAATTACAACGTATGGAAGAAGAAGCGGACAAGGAAAACGAAAAGACCGAATCAATGTTTGCGAATCCGTCAATCTTCCAAACGCCGCTTAAAAACGCCGAAGACGAAGCGGAAGACGTCGAAAACCAAAATAACGTCAATAACGAAGGAAACGGGGACGAATAA
- a CDS encoding major capsid protein has product MANGASLTEKYLTNDTLQRGVVSIFAQTSPVLELLPFMTISGNSYKYNQESVLPNVNFRDIGQGYTPSSGEIVQKSESLMILGGDVDVDKFVVQTMGNVNDQRAIQTQLKSKAIAKTFTRVFFKGDSSLAPAAGQGSEFDGLDIRIGNNGNEINLGEKVLTLDKLHELLDAVEGGADVLFMSKAMRRELQKLLEGQTHYIQVGKDNFGRPVEYFGDVAIRTVEDDIIGFNEGTNANSGSIYAVRFGIQEAIAGLTNGGVMVKDLGEIDEKPVFRTRIEFYCGLADFHPKAAARLSGIIRNTGETQTQTV; this is encoded by the coding sequence ATGGCTAACGGGGCAAGTTTAACAGAAAAGTATCTTACAAATGATACGTTACAACGTGGGGTCGTAAGTATTTTCGCCCAAACATCACCAGTTTTAGAACTATTACCTTTTATGACAATCAGCGGTAACTCTTATAAATACAACCAAGAAAGCGTTCTTCCAAACGTTAATTTCCGTGATATTGGTCAAGGGTATACACCTTCTAGTGGTGAAATCGTTCAAAAGTCCGAAAGCCTAATGATTTTGGGCGGTGACGTTGACGTTGATAAATTCGTTGTTCAAACAATGGGTAACGTAAACGACCAACGTGCTATTCAAACTCAATTAAAATCTAAAGCTATCGCAAAAACTTTCACAAGAGTATTCTTTAAAGGCGATTCATCTTTAGCACCAGCCGCAGGACAAGGAAGCGAATTCGACGGACTTGATATTCGTATCGGTAATAACGGAAACGAAATCAATCTCGGCGAAAAAGTTTTAACCTTGGATAAATTGCACGAATTGCTTGACGCGGTCGAAGGCGGGGCAGACGTATTATTTATGTCTAAAGCTATGCGTCGTGAATTGCAAAAACTATTAGAAGGTCAAACTCACTATATTCAAGTTGGTAAAGACAATTTCGGTCGTCCAGTTGAATATTTTGGTGACGTTGCTATTCGAACAGTTGAAGACGATATTATTGGATTTAACGAAGGAACTAACGCTAATAGCGGTTCTATTTACGCAGTTCGTTTCGGAATCCAAGAAGCTATTGCGGGATTGACAAACGGCGGTGTAATGGTTAAAGACCTTGGCGAAATCGACGAAAAACCAGTATTCCGCACACGAATCGAATTCTATTGCGGTCTTGCCGATTTCCACCCTAAAGCTGCCGCACGTTTAAGCGGTATTATCCGAAACACAGGCGAAACTCAAACTCAAACAGTCTAA
- a CDS encoding phage minor capsid protein: MATPNWDLPLPRYDRDVNEIVRIYKNAILEVILILENLSTYGKEKDISRSQMTAVLAQLSVLLSQVDSEAKTWVEERIREAFIQGQAETLVAIQEAETIEDAIKLASMSALVYQALDVLIEDTFEDLLYANQKMKRETIKMVRTIVAEQMKEKAAMGQGRNTTRRAIVKALTKKEIRERFNVEGNVAIVDKAGRRWKLETYAEMVTRTKMLQAHVEGTRIEALERGVDLAIISSHNADDACRKFEGQIISMNGLTEGFMTYDELRRSNLIFHPNCRHKITPIRDINLLPEAVRRKFERGRKEAERALKSAKTK, translated from the coding sequence ATGGCAACGCCAAATTGGGACTTACCGCTTCCACGATATGACCGCGACGTAAACGAAATCGTTCGAATCTATAAAAATGCTATTCTTGAAGTTATTTTGATTTTGGAAAATCTATCAACCTACGGCAAGGAAAAAGATATATCCCGTTCACAAATGACCGCCGTTCTTGCTCAACTATCGGTTCTATTAAGTCAAGTTGATAGCGAAGCAAAAACTTGGGTCGAAGAACGGATTCGCGAAGCCTTTATCCAAGGACAAGCCGAAACGTTGGTCGCGATTCAAGAAGCGGAAACAATCGAAGACGCTATTAAACTTGCGTCTATGTCGGCGTTAGTCTACCAAGCCCTTGACGTTTTAATCGAAGATACTTTCGAAGACCTTCTTTACGCAAATCAGAAAATGAAGCGGGAAACCATCAAAATGGTTCGGACGATTGTCGCCGAACAAATGAAGGAAAAGGCGGCTATGGGTCAAGGTCGTAATACAACGCGAAGGGCTATCGTTAAAGCGTTGACCAAGAAGGAAATACGCGAAAGATTTAACGTCGAAGGTAACGTTGCGATTGTTGACAAAGCGGGGCGGCGTTGGAAACTTGAAACCTACGCCGAAATGGTAACAAGAACAAAAATGTTACAAGCACACGTTGAAGGAACGCGAATCGAAGCGTTAGAACGTGGCGTTGACCTAGCGATTATTTCGTCACACAACGCGGACGACGCTTGCAGAAAGTTCGAAGGTCAGATTATTTCTATGAACGGATTGACCGAAGGCTTTATGACCTACGACGAATTACGGCGTTCGAATCTTATCTTTCACCCGAATTGTAGACACAAAATAACGCCAATTCGCGATATTAATTTACTACCCGAAGCCGTTCGCCGCAAGTTCGAAAGGGGTCGAAAGGAAGCGGAACGGGCTTTGAAATCAGCGAAAACAAAATAA
- a CDS encoding minor capsid protein: MRIEEVVSFINQSVPFRLYANEFPNEAKNDCGYVRFNDGQPPDIYIVGFKTPSIQIVIRHERGDEAERIAKDIWNLFHAKEHYEIGSTKVFLSYCDQSEPIYVGKDKNGRTIYSINITCKVRD, encoded by the coding sequence ATGAGAATCGAAGAAGTAGTTTCATTCATTAATCAAAGCGTCCCGTTCCGATTGTATGCGAACGAATTTCCTAACGAAGCGAAAAACGATTGCGGTTACGTTCGATTCAATGACGGACAACCGCCCGATATTTATATCGTCGGATTTAAAACGCCTAGTATTCAAATCGTTATTCGTCACGAAAGGGGCGACGAAGCGGAAAGAATCGCGAAAGATATTTGGAATCTATTTCATGCTAAAGAACATTACGAAATCGGTTCAACGAAAGTATTTCTTTCATATTGCGACCAATCCGAACCGATTTACGTTGGCAAGGATAAAAACGGAAGAACGATTTATTCGATAAATATAACTTGTAAAGTTCGCGACTAG